A genomic window from Denticeps clupeoides chromosome 11, fDenClu1.1, whole genome shotgun sequence includes:
- the LOC114799227 gene encoding cGMP-dependent protein kinase 1-like isoform X1, whose product MKQRGNRSAFPAFSCDDEADNPQTQREGRCVGFTSAEVMGTLRDLQYALQLKIEELRQRDTLIDELELELDAKDDLIRRLQGELDRLRVTLSASGSSAGRYALHNSSQRLKRRAIRTEPIDHEQKHFSRIALTSHRKSPESQELIKTALLENGFTKHLERGQILAMVDCMQPTTVSQGSCVIQEGDKASLAFVAEEGKMEVSKAGQRLYAIGPGKLFGDLALLHSHTWTTTVKALMNIRLWAIDRQSFRAIMLKSGLLRISQSLELLRSVPFLRSLSEERLIKASEALEESQFGDGDYIIRHGCPGDAFFIVSQGQVRVTERPSVAEEPVCLSTLGRGDWFGERALQGEDMRTVSVSAVGSVTCLVLQREAFKKILASLDEDSKMAGDNGGSRAKSQESSRLTSGASLSDFQVICTLGEGQFSSVELVHLKGDVSRLFALKIVPKHSAISSGQQGRLQNERKIMMESDSPFIVRLCCTFRDTKFVYMIMEVCLGGELWTLLRDSGALDESSARFFSACVVEALSYLHSRGIIHRDVRPENVHLDHHGYAKLMGFGCAKVVACGKRTWTFCGSPGYMAPEIILNKGHSAAVDFWALGVFIHELLSGSPPFSGSDQMKTYTAILQGLDASEFPKSITKIPGNLIRKLCRKNPSERLGNLRNGVKDVQRHRWFEGFDWEAFRKQALSSPVTPCVRHFLDYSKSTSHAADHKNSTNELSDWDKDF is encoded by the exons ATGAAGCAGCGCGGGAACCGGTCCGCGTTTCCCGCCTTCTCCTGCGACGACGAGGCAGATAATCCGCAAA CTCAGCGCGAAGGCAGGTGTGTCGGCTTCACATCAGCAGAG GTAATGGGTACGCTGAGGGACCTCCAGTACGCCCTGCAGCTGAAGATCGAGGAGCTCCGCCAGCGGGACACGCTGATCgatgagctggagctggagctggatgCCAAGGACGACCTCATCCGCCGCCTGCAAGGGGAGCTGGACCGTCTCCGGGTCACGCTGAGCGCCTCCGGATCCTCTGCAG GACGCTATGCGTTGCATAACTCTTCGCAGAGGCTGAAGAGGAGAGCCATAAGGACAGAGCCAATCGACCACGAGCAGAAACACTTCTCTCGGATCGCACTGACAAGCCACCGGAAAAGCCCAGA GTCACAGGAGCTGATTAAGACCGCTCTTCTGGAGAATGGCTTCACAAAGCACCTGGAGAGAGGCCAGATCCTGGCCATGGTGGACTGCATGCAGCCCACAACCGTCAGCCAAGGCTCCTGTGTCATTCAGGAGGGCGACAAGGCTTCTCTCGCCTTCGTTGCTGAAG agggGAAGATGGAAGTGTCCAAAGCTGGCCAGAGGCTGTATGCCATAGGACCAGGGAAGCTGTTTGGAGATCTGGCCCTCCTTCACAGCCACACGTGGACAACCACAGTCAAAG CCTTAATGAACATCCGACTCTGGGCCATAGACCGACAGTCATTCCGAGCCATTATGCTGAAGAGCGGCCTGCTAAGAATCTCCCAGTCTCTGGAACTGCTGCGCAG CGTGCCTTTCTTAAGGTCTTTATCAGAGGAGCGTCTGATTAAGGCATCTGAGGCATTGGAGGAG TCTCAGTTCGGTGACGGTGATTACATCATCCGACATGGCTGCCCAGGAGACGCTTTCTTCATTGTCAGCCAAGGCCAG GTGAGAGTGACCGAGAGACCGTCAGTCGCAGAGGAGCCAGTGTGCCTGTCCACTCTCGGCCGAGGGGACTGGTTCGGAGAGAGAGCTCTGCAGGG AGAGGACATGAGGACAGTGAGTGTCTCAGCTGTTGGAAGTGTCACCTGCCTGGTTCTGCAGAGAGA GGCTTTTAAGAAAATCCTGGCAAGCTTGGACGAAGACAGCAAGATGGCAGGCGATAACGGTGGCTCTCGGGCAAA GTCACAGGAAAGCTCTCGTCTCACCTCTGGAGCTTCACTAAGTGATTTCCAAGTGATCTGTACACTGGGTGAGGGCCAGTTCAGCAGCGTGGAGCTG GTGCACCTAAAAGGCGATGTTAGTCGCTTGTTTGCGCTCAAGATTGTGCCAAAACATTCTGCCATCAGCTCTGGTCAACAGGGACGTCTCCAGAATGAGAGAAAAATCATGATGGAGTCTGACAGCCCATTCATAGTCAG GTTGTGCTGTACTTTTAGAGATACTAAGTTCGTCTACATGATAATGGAGGTCTGTCTGGGAGGAGAACTTTGGACCTTGCTGAGAGACAG CGGTGCGCTTGATGAAAGCTCAGCGCGGTTCTTTTCAGCCTGCGTTGTGGAAGCGCTGTCCTATCTGCACAGTCGGGGCATCATCCACAGGGACGTGAGGCCGGAAAACGTTCACTTGGACCACCATGGATATGCAAAGCTG ATGGGCTTTGGCTGCGCTAAAGTTGTGGCTTGTGGAAAGAGGACCTGGACTTTCTGTGGCAGCCCTGGCTACATGGCTCCTGAGATTATCCTGAACAAGGGACACTCTGCAGCGGTGGACTTCTGGGCCCTGGGTGTCTTCATTCACGAGTTACTAAGTGGAAG TCCCCCATTTTCAGGCTCTGACCAAATGAAAACCTACACAGCCATCCTCCAGGGCCTGGATGCATCGGAGTTCCCTAAATCCATCACCAAGATACCTGGAAACCTTATTAGGAAGCTTTGCAG GAAAAACCCCTCAGAGAGACTTGGAAACCTGAGGAACGGGGTCAAGGATGTCCAGAGACACAG GTGGTTTGAAGGTTTTGACTGGGAGGCGTTTCGTAAGCAAGCTTTGAGCTCTCCAGTCACGCCCTGT GTCCGTCACTTCTTGGACTACAGCAAGTCCACCTCCCACGCTGCTGACCACAAGAACTCCACAAATGAACTGTCAGACTGGGACAAAGACTTCTGA
- the LOC114799227 gene encoding cGMP-dependent protein kinase 1-like isoform X2, protein MKQRGNRSAFPAFSCDDEADNPQTQREGRCVGFTSAEVMGTLRDLQYALQLKIEELRQRDTLIDELELELDAKDDLIRRLQGELDRLRVTLSASGSSAGRYALHNSSQRLKRRAIRTEPIDHEQKHFSRIALTSHRKSPESQELIKTALLENGFTKHLERGQILAMVDCMQPTTVSQGSCVIQEGDKASLAFVAEEGKMEVSKAGQRLYAIGPGKLFGDLALLHSHTWTTTVKALMNIRLWAIDRQSFRAIMLKSGLLRISQSLELLRSVPFLRSLSEERLIKASEALEESQFGDGDYIIRHGCPGDAFFIVSQGQVRVTERPSVAEEPVCLSTLGRGDWFGERALQGEDMRTVSVSAVGSVTCLVLQRESQESSRLTSGASLSDFQVICTLGEGQFSSVELVHLKGDVSRLFALKIVPKHSAISSGQQGRLQNERKIMMESDSPFIVRLCCTFRDTKFVYMIMEVCLGGELWTLLRDSGALDESSARFFSACVVEALSYLHSRGIIHRDVRPENVHLDHHGYAKLMGFGCAKVVACGKRTWTFCGSPGYMAPEIILNKGHSAAVDFWALGVFIHELLSGSPPFSGSDQMKTYTAILQGLDASEFPKSITKIPGNLIRKLCRKNPSERLGNLRNGVKDVQRHRWFEGFDWEAFRKQALSSPVTPCVRHFLDYSKSTSHAADHKNSTNELSDWDKDF, encoded by the exons ATGAAGCAGCGCGGGAACCGGTCCGCGTTTCCCGCCTTCTCCTGCGACGACGAGGCAGATAATCCGCAAA CTCAGCGCGAAGGCAGGTGTGTCGGCTTCACATCAGCAGAG GTAATGGGTACGCTGAGGGACCTCCAGTACGCCCTGCAGCTGAAGATCGAGGAGCTCCGCCAGCGGGACACGCTGATCgatgagctggagctggagctggatgCCAAGGACGACCTCATCCGCCGCCTGCAAGGGGAGCTGGACCGTCTCCGGGTCACGCTGAGCGCCTCCGGATCCTCTGCAG GACGCTATGCGTTGCATAACTCTTCGCAGAGGCTGAAGAGGAGAGCCATAAGGACAGAGCCAATCGACCACGAGCAGAAACACTTCTCTCGGATCGCACTGACAAGCCACCGGAAAAGCCCAGA GTCACAGGAGCTGATTAAGACCGCTCTTCTGGAGAATGGCTTCACAAAGCACCTGGAGAGAGGCCAGATCCTGGCCATGGTGGACTGCATGCAGCCCACAACCGTCAGCCAAGGCTCCTGTGTCATTCAGGAGGGCGACAAGGCTTCTCTCGCCTTCGTTGCTGAAG agggGAAGATGGAAGTGTCCAAAGCTGGCCAGAGGCTGTATGCCATAGGACCAGGGAAGCTGTTTGGAGATCTGGCCCTCCTTCACAGCCACACGTGGACAACCACAGTCAAAG CCTTAATGAACATCCGACTCTGGGCCATAGACCGACAGTCATTCCGAGCCATTATGCTGAAGAGCGGCCTGCTAAGAATCTCCCAGTCTCTGGAACTGCTGCGCAG CGTGCCTTTCTTAAGGTCTTTATCAGAGGAGCGTCTGATTAAGGCATCTGAGGCATTGGAGGAG TCTCAGTTCGGTGACGGTGATTACATCATCCGACATGGCTGCCCAGGAGACGCTTTCTTCATTGTCAGCCAAGGCCAG GTGAGAGTGACCGAGAGACCGTCAGTCGCAGAGGAGCCAGTGTGCCTGTCCACTCTCGGCCGAGGGGACTGGTTCGGAGAGAGAGCTCTGCAGGG AGAGGACATGAGGACAGTGAGTGTCTCAGCTGTTGGAAGTGTCACCTGCCTGGTTCTGCAGAGAGA GTCACAGGAAAGCTCTCGTCTCACCTCTGGAGCTTCACTAAGTGATTTCCAAGTGATCTGTACACTGGGTGAGGGCCAGTTCAGCAGCGTGGAGCTG GTGCACCTAAAAGGCGATGTTAGTCGCTTGTTTGCGCTCAAGATTGTGCCAAAACATTCTGCCATCAGCTCTGGTCAACAGGGACGTCTCCAGAATGAGAGAAAAATCATGATGGAGTCTGACAGCCCATTCATAGTCAG GTTGTGCTGTACTTTTAGAGATACTAAGTTCGTCTACATGATAATGGAGGTCTGTCTGGGAGGAGAACTTTGGACCTTGCTGAGAGACAG CGGTGCGCTTGATGAAAGCTCAGCGCGGTTCTTTTCAGCCTGCGTTGTGGAAGCGCTGTCCTATCTGCACAGTCGGGGCATCATCCACAGGGACGTGAGGCCGGAAAACGTTCACTTGGACCACCATGGATATGCAAAGCTG ATGGGCTTTGGCTGCGCTAAAGTTGTGGCTTGTGGAAAGAGGACCTGGACTTTCTGTGGCAGCCCTGGCTACATGGCTCCTGAGATTATCCTGAACAAGGGACACTCTGCAGCGGTGGACTTCTGGGCCCTGGGTGTCTTCATTCACGAGTTACTAAGTGGAAG TCCCCCATTTTCAGGCTCTGACCAAATGAAAACCTACACAGCCATCCTCCAGGGCCTGGATGCATCGGAGTTCCCTAAATCCATCACCAAGATACCTGGAAACCTTATTAGGAAGCTTTGCAG GAAAAACCCCTCAGAGAGACTTGGAAACCTGAGGAACGGGGTCAAGGATGTCCAGAGACACAG GTGGTTTGAAGGTTTTGACTGGGAGGCGTTTCGTAAGCAAGCTTTGAGCTCTCCAGTCACGCCCTGT GTCCGTCACTTCTTGGACTACAGCAAGTCCACCTCCCACGCTGCTGACCACAAGAACTCCACAAATGAACTGTCAGACTGGGACAAAGACTTCTGA
- the LOC114799227 gene encoding cGMP-dependent protein kinase 1-like isoform X3 — protein MGTLRDLQYALQLKIEELRQRDTLIDELELELDAKDDLIRRLQGELDRLRVTLSASGSSAGRYALHNSSQRLKRRAIRTEPIDHEQKHFSRIALTSHRKSPESQELIKTALLENGFTKHLERGQILAMVDCMQPTTVSQGSCVIQEGDKASLAFVAEEGKMEVSKAGQRLYAIGPGKLFGDLALLHSHTWTTTVKALMNIRLWAIDRQSFRAIMLKSGLLRISQSLELLRSVPFLRSLSEERLIKASEALEESQFGDGDYIIRHGCPGDAFFIVSQGQVRVTERPSVAEEPVCLSTLGRGDWFGERALQGEDMRTVSVSAVGSVTCLVLQREAFKKILASLDEDSKMAGDNGGSRAKSQESSRLTSGASLSDFQVICTLGEGQFSSVELVHLKGDVSRLFALKIVPKHSAISSGQQGRLQNERKIMMESDSPFIVRLCCTFRDTKFVYMIMEVCLGGELWTLLRDSGALDESSARFFSACVVEALSYLHSRGIIHRDVRPENVHLDHHGYAKLMGFGCAKVVACGKRTWTFCGSPGYMAPEIILNKGHSAAVDFWALGVFIHELLSGSPPFSGSDQMKTYTAILQGLDASEFPKSITKIPGNLIRKLCRKNPSERLGNLRNGVKDVQRHRWFEGFDWEAFRKQALSSPVTPCVRHFLDYSKSTSHAADHKNSTNELSDWDKDF, from the exons ATGGGTACGCTGAGGGACCTCCAGTACGCCCTGCAGCTGAAGATCGAGGAGCTCCGCCAGCGGGACACGCTGATCgatgagctggagctggagctggatgCCAAGGACGACCTCATCCGCCGCCTGCAAGGGGAGCTGGACCGTCTCCGGGTCACGCTGAGCGCCTCCGGATCCTCTGCAG GACGCTATGCGTTGCATAACTCTTCGCAGAGGCTGAAGAGGAGAGCCATAAGGACAGAGCCAATCGACCACGAGCAGAAACACTTCTCTCGGATCGCACTGACAAGCCACCGGAAAAGCCCAGA GTCACAGGAGCTGATTAAGACCGCTCTTCTGGAGAATGGCTTCACAAAGCACCTGGAGAGAGGCCAGATCCTGGCCATGGTGGACTGCATGCAGCCCACAACCGTCAGCCAAGGCTCCTGTGTCATTCAGGAGGGCGACAAGGCTTCTCTCGCCTTCGTTGCTGAAG agggGAAGATGGAAGTGTCCAAAGCTGGCCAGAGGCTGTATGCCATAGGACCAGGGAAGCTGTTTGGAGATCTGGCCCTCCTTCACAGCCACACGTGGACAACCACAGTCAAAG CCTTAATGAACATCCGACTCTGGGCCATAGACCGACAGTCATTCCGAGCCATTATGCTGAAGAGCGGCCTGCTAAGAATCTCCCAGTCTCTGGAACTGCTGCGCAG CGTGCCTTTCTTAAGGTCTTTATCAGAGGAGCGTCTGATTAAGGCATCTGAGGCATTGGAGGAG TCTCAGTTCGGTGACGGTGATTACATCATCCGACATGGCTGCCCAGGAGACGCTTTCTTCATTGTCAGCCAAGGCCAG GTGAGAGTGACCGAGAGACCGTCAGTCGCAGAGGAGCCAGTGTGCCTGTCCACTCTCGGCCGAGGGGACTGGTTCGGAGAGAGAGCTCTGCAGGG AGAGGACATGAGGACAGTGAGTGTCTCAGCTGTTGGAAGTGTCACCTGCCTGGTTCTGCAGAGAGA GGCTTTTAAGAAAATCCTGGCAAGCTTGGACGAAGACAGCAAGATGGCAGGCGATAACGGTGGCTCTCGGGCAAA GTCACAGGAAAGCTCTCGTCTCACCTCTGGAGCTTCACTAAGTGATTTCCAAGTGATCTGTACACTGGGTGAGGGCCAGTTCAGCAGCGTGGAGCTG GTGCACCTAAAAGGCGATGTTAGTCGCTTGTTTGCGCTCAAGATTGTGCCAAAACATTCTGCCATCAGCTCTGGTCAACAGGGACGTCTCCAGAATGAGAGAAAAATCATGATGGAGTCTGACAGCCCATTCATAGTCAG GTTGTGCTGTACTTTTAGAGATACTAAGTTCGTCTACATGATAATGGAGGTCTGTCTGGGAGGAGAACTTTGGACCTTGCTGAGAGACAG CGGTGCGCTTGATGAAAGCTCAGCGCGGTTCTTTTCAGCCTGCGTTGTGGAAGCGCTGTCCTATCTGCACAGTCGGGGCATCATCCACAGGGACGTGAGGCCGGAAAACGTTCACTTGGACCACCATGGATATGCAAAGCTG ATGGGCTTTGGCTGCGCTAAAGTTGTGGCTTGTGGAAAGAGGACCTGGACTTTCTGTGGCAGCCCTGGCTACATGGCTCCTGAGATTATCCTGAACAAGGGACACTCTGCAGCGGTGGACTTCTGGGCCCTGGGTGTCTTCATTCACGAGTTACTAAGTGGAAG TCCCCCATTTTCAGGCTCTGACCAAATGAAAACCTACACAGCCATCCTCCAGGGCCTGGATGCATCGGAGTTCCCTAAATCCATCACCAAGATACCTGGAAACCTTATTAGGAAGCTTTGCAG GAAAAACCCCTCAGAGAGACTTGGAAACCTGAGGAACGGGGTCAAGGATGTCCAGAGACACAG GTGGTTTGAAGGTTTTGACTGGGAGGCGTTTCGTAAGCAAGCTTTGAGCTCTCCAGTCACGCCCTGT GTCCGTCACTTCTTGGACTACAGCAAGTCCACCTCCCACGCTGCTGACCACAAGAACTCCACAAATGAACTGTCAGACTGGGACAAAGACTTCTGA